The following proteins are co-located in the Malassezia restricta chromosome II, complete sequence genome:
- a CDS encoding autophagy-related protein 18 has protein sequence MDLVRTAAGRREGILVADFNQDYSCIALGTQSGYSITNCEPWGQVHAKELGPTCLVSMLFSTSLVAVVVRSPAGGDKRLHILNTKRNSTICELTFPADIRAVRMNRRRLVVVLATALYVYDISNMKLLHTIETGMNTTGLCVLAPASDECYMAYAAHEAGDSHVVVYNLHTLAMVHVIPAHRSRVACLAFNAAGTVLATASEKGTVIRLFSVPSGRLLHQFRRGTYPARIFRMSFNVAGTILCVTSDSDTVHLFRVPAWTTPCDPNQALAQKKRRAWRSTSMAQTLGTYLPSSVTEMWEPTRDFAWLKLPRPGLRAIAVVSNTLPVVLVLTYEGILYTYTLDLELGGECQLAQRHSLLSASSASP, from the exons ATGGACTTGgtgcgcacggcggcggGCCGCCGGGAGGGCATTCTCGTAGCCGACTTCAACCAGGACTATAGCTGCATTGCGCTCGGGACGCAGTCGGGCTACTCGATCACGAATTGCGAGCCATGGGGGCAGGTGCACGCAAAAGAGCTGGGTCCGACATGCCTTGTGAGCATGCTCTTCTCGACCAGCCTGGTAGCTGTGGTCGTGCGCTCGCCCGCGGGCGGCGATAAGAGGCTGCACATTCTCAACACGAAGCGGAACTCGACCATATGTGAACTGACCTTCCCCGCCGATATCCGCGCCGTCCGCATGAACCGCCGCCGACTCGTGGTCGTCCTTGCTACGGCCTTGTATGTCTATGACATCAGCAATATGAAGCTGCTGCATACCATCGAAACGGGCATGAACACGACAGGGCTTTGCGTGCTCGCACCCGCGTCAGACGAATGCTATATGGCCTACGCGGCCCACGAAGCCGGCGACTCGCATGTCGTCGTGTACAATCTGCACACGCTCGCGATGGTCCATGTGATTCCCGCTCATCGCTCGCGCGTAGCATGCCTCGCTTTCAACGCAGCTGGCACGGTTCTCGCGACGGCGAGTGAGAAAGGCACAGTCATCCGCCTGTTCTCCGTGCCAAGCGGACGCCTGCTGCATCAGTTCCGCCGGGGCACGTACCCTGCACGGATCTTTCGCATGTCATTCAATGTCGCAGGGACGATCTTGTGTGTCACATCAGACTCCGACACCGTTCATCTCTTCCGCGTGccggcatggacgacgccGTGTGATCCGAACCAGGCCCTGGCGCAGAAAAAacggcgcgcctggcgcagcacatccatgGCCCAAACGCTCGGCACCTACTTGCCCTCCTCCGTCACAGAAATGTGGGAGCCGACACGAGACTTTGCGTGGCTCAAGCTGCCCAGGCCGGGCCTGCGCGCCATCGCCGTCGTGTCCAACACGCTGCCGGTGGTCCTGGTGCTCACGTATGAAGGCATCCTCTACACGTATACCCTGGATCTGGAGCTCGGCGGAGAATGCCAGCTTGCGCAGC GCCACTCGCTACTTTCGGCTTCCTCTGCGTCTCCTTAG
- a CDS encoding ribosome biogenesis protein Sqt1, whose protein sequence is MSDEWKDDAEAQGDLQLTQEDVDVDVTEGADEMPMDEVDAELDNQDDETFQDDSIAAFYSHRKSVFCVQLHPKFPTPPLAVSGGEDDAAWIWNTIDGSEVAHLTGHTDSVVAVAFSHDGEYVATGGLDGRVRVWRRHGSGDAWHTWEFLTNLEGPSEVVWLTWHPRGPVLVAGASDTTIWMWKLPSGAEMMIFNGHTGSVTCGRFTPDGRRLVTGSDDGSLIVWDPTSGAPLAKLKDSDTRFALDGGITSLCVSPDNKLVVVGGAAGGIRVVSIAQLDSGGAAQLVNALDAHDSGESVETIEFIDLVPSSAQGASVGLTSHTSTHIVSAGTDGRVIAWDLKAGKVRGEARHEAAVTKLIVHPFTPLFSTSSMDHRVRTWDVRTMQNIGTQHGFTDGVLDLAVGADDGITQGAESGGIGAYVDKSQFKGYKFVGAGDEGVALVFRLL, encoded by the coding sequence ATGTCGGACGAATGGAAGGATGACGCGGAGGCACAGGGTGACCTGCAACTCACGCAGGAGGATGTGGATGTGGATGTAACGGAGGGAGCCGATGAAATGCCGATGGATGAGGTggatgccgagctcgaCAACCAGGACGACGAAACGTTCCAGGACGATTCGATCGCCGCCTTTTACTCGCACCGCAAGTCTGTGTTCtgcgtgcagctgcacccCAAGTTCCCTACGCCGCCTCTAGCTGTGAGCGGTGGTGAGGATGATGCCGCCTGGATTTGGAACACGATTGACGGCTCAGAAGTGGCGCATCTCACTGGACATACAGACAGTGTCGTGGCTGTGGCGTTCAGTCATGATGGCGAGTATGTGGCTACGGGTGGCCTAGATGGCCGCGTTCGCGTGTGGCGTCGGCACGGCTCAGGCGATGCGTGGCATACGTGGGAGTTTCTGACGAATTTGGAGGGCCCCTCGGAGGTCGTGTGGCTGACGTGGCATCCCAGGGGACCTGTGCTAGTCGCCGGTGCGTCAGACACGACGATTTGGATGTGGAAGCTGCCCTCGGGTGCGGAAATGATGATATTCAACGGCCACACAGGCTCGGTAACGTGTGGCCGTTTCACGCCGGATGGTCGTCGCCTCGTGACGGGCAGTGACGACGGATCGCTGATTGTGTGGGATCCGACGTCGGGCGCGCCGCTAGCCAAACTCAAAGACTCGGACACGCGATTCGCACTCGATGGTGGTATCACATCTCTGTGTGTGAGTCCAGATAATAAGCtggtcgtcgtgggcggGGCAGCCGGTGGCATTCGCGTCGTGAGCATCGCTCAGCTCGATAGTGGAGGCGCCGCCCAACTGGTcaatgcgctcgacgcccACGACTCGGGTGAGAGTGTCGAGACGATCGAGTTTATTGATTTGGTGCCATCCTCTGCGCAAGGCGCGTCGGTCGGACTCACGTCGCACACATCCACGCACATCGTGTCGGCGGGCACGGACGGCCGCGTGATTGCGTGGGATCTCAAGGCTGGCAAGGTGCGTGGCGAAGCACGTCATGAGGCTGCTGTCACCAAGCTGATCGTTCATCCATTCACGCCACTCTTTAGCACGAGCTCCATGGACCACCGCGTGCGGACGTGGGACGTGCGGACTATGCAAAACAtcggcacgcagcatgGCTTCACTGACGGCGTGCTGGACTTGGCCGTGGGCGCTGACGACGGCATCACGCAGGGCGCCGAGTCTGGTGGCATCGGTGCCTACGTCGACAAGTCTCAGTTCAAGGGCTACAAATTTGtgggcgccggcgacgagggcgtcgcgctcgtgTTCCGCCTGCTGTAG
- a CDS encoding glutaredoxin 3, whose protein sequence is MAAKQIAEKLISENAIAIFSKSYCPFCVRAKQVISGQNVDPSKIGTMELDEVSEGPAIQDYLAEKTGQRTVPNIFISGKHIGGCDDIMRAQQSGELQQLVGKL, encoded by the exons ATGGCAGCCAAGCAGATTGCCGAGAAGCTCATTTCGGAGAACGCCATCGCGATCTTCAGCAAGTCGTACTGCCCATTCTGCGTCCGTGCCAAGCAGGTGATCTCGGGTCAGAACGTGGACCCCAGCAAGATTGGCACGATggagctcgacgaggtgaGCGAGGGCCCGGCCATCCAG GACTACCTGGCTGAGAAGACGGGTCAGCGCACGGTGCCCAACATCTTTATCTCCGGCAAGCACATCGGTGGCTGCGACGACATCATGCGCGCGCAGCAGAGCGGTgagctccagcagctggtcGGTAAGCTCTAA
- a CDS encoding recyclin-1 produces MDRWVPLAPRRITPVAAHVPDHVGAEKDPDEDIPSVRGLSRKVVLQILDYVPLCDLPRVAMASRECQVLVSQEKLWKWRWDRLGWQKTNVLSDPLLDAPPEPIPIPARAKPTPVVSASSRAVSKTVDLLSDLDFDAFSVPSSASKPYARRVQRAYTVLRPYLLSLVESPSPTSSWLFTKSSDVREQCALVCMLARFASMCVCGVPAPGLEDVSAMQAKLQQATMALCTQLRTAFVASEEQYQSESSCATALASMKQHAELAWSLRYVHEALGIDRSLTTETRPSLVWSAQLYDMGGSVIAQTFLASRPVLTSRVPFSPHDALDANLAFCAGPVREFVQYLERAVSDECALIQSVFPPAQPVHMALLERVVHDLVADYVVSLLQEAREASAEAYLDAFVQSCVEMQRLCRVPALDTEEARALVDSVWLTHVDEYIQMELAWQHRHLKDVCDQWLRDLDRMLHSSEAESSSLAPHSAAEKRSFMASFKHALLRPAVRVQPASSGEPSSSSQQEAREGYVGLQDAPGGMDEKDEEEDEAVLSYARAPAPRRAPSNMASLLNVETAVDMVNMTRVSLQRLDALRQTHTELSGRAQAACIQALVQLYASLNDEHMAPGFLTAQEQIRAYDPAKHDRAGGRGEAADHVGPLLVFFELVHIGDTIQLMMQVFFERLDPGLLGKADFTNAAVREKRRFESDLDDHVAVGLSAGVELLVQQIEYIVTVHQNPRDFYPETEAAVDVSQPTAACMECCATMQTYCDLLAACADKALLDVFYQEIGFRLYSILCKHLKRQIISTYGGVRAISDLNHYYHFIETMKQPSLTTLFGALKRVATLFIVDEPKELAKLIQDTTLSSGTMRPEEMYEFLRARCDFKTIESKVDAEMYGIKVREDCVIT; encoded by the coding sequence ATGGATCGGTGGGTTCCTctggcgcctcgtcgtatCACGCccgtcgcggcgcatgtgcctgACCACGTAGGTGCAGAAAAGGACCCAGATGAAGATATCCCGAGTGTGCGTGGCCTGTCACGAAAGGTCGTGCTCCAGATTCTAGACTATGTACCTTTGTGTGATTTGCCTCGTGTCGCTATGGCCTCTCGCGAATGCCAGGTTCTTGTCAGCCAAGAAAAGCTATGGAAGTGGCGCTGGGATCGTCTTGGATGGCAGAAGACGAATGTGTTGTCAGATccgctgctggatgcgccgcctgagCCGATACCCATACCTGCTCGAGCCAAGCCGACGCCCGTCGTCTCGGCGTCCTCGCGCGCGGTGTCCAAGACCGTTGACCTGCTTTCCGATCTCGATTTTGATGCATTTTCCGTCCCATCAAGTGCGTCCAAGCCGTACGCACGGCGTGTGCAACGCGCGTACACGGTCCTCCGCCCGTACCTCCTGTCCCTCGTCGAGTCGCCCTCTCCTACCTCGTCCTGGCTTTTTACCAAGAGTAGTGACGTACGAGAGCAATGCGCACTGGTATGCATGTTAGCTCGTTTCGCCTCTATGTGTGTTTGTGGTGTGCCTGCTCCTGGTTTGGAGGATGTGAGCGCCATGCAAGCCAAGTTGCAGCAAGCCACTATGGCTTTGTGCACGCAATTGCGGACCGCTTTTGTGGCTAGCGAGGAGCAGTACCAAAGTGAGTCATCCTGTGCAACGGCACTCGCCTCGATGAagcagcatgccgagcttgCATGGAGCTTGCGCTACGTACATGAGGCGCTTGGGATAGACCGGTCTTTGACGACAGAGACACGGCCGTCTCTTGTGTGGTCGGCACAGCTCTATGATATGGGAGGGAGTGTTATCGCACAGACGTTTCTTGCCTCACGACCTGTTCTGACGTCACGCGTTCCCTTTAGCCCACACGACGCTCTCGATGCGAATCTGGCGTTTTGCGCCGGCCCCGTTCGAGAGTTCGTTCAGTACCTGGAGCGGGCAGTGTCAGACGAGTGTGCGCTGATCCAGAGCGTGTTTCCGCCTGCGCAGCCAGTTCATATGGCGttgctcgagcgcgtcgtgcacgaTCTTGTCGCGGACTATGTGGTGAGTCTACTgcaagaggcgcgcgaAGCGTCAGCCGAGGCCTACTTGGATGCGTTTGTCCAGTCTTGCGTGGAGATGCAGAGACTGTGCCGAGTGCCTGCGCTGGATACAGAGGAAGCCCGGGCTCTTGTCGACTCGGTGTGGCTCACGCATGTGGATGAATACATTCAGATGGAGCTGGCATGGCAGCACAGGCATCTCAAGGACGTATGTGACCAATGGCTGCGTGACTTGGACAGAATGCTTCATTCGTCTGAGGCAGAGTCATCGTCTTTGGCGCCGCATTCTGCGGCTGAGAAGCGCTCTTTCATGGCAAGTTTCAAGCACGCGCTCTTGCGCCCGGCCGTGCGTGTCCAGCCGGCCTCGTCCGGGGAGCCAAGTTCGTCGTCGCAGCAGGAGGCACGGGAGGGCTACGTGGGCTTGCAAGATGCGCCAGGGGGTATGGACGAGaaggacgaagaggaagacgaggcCGTCCTTTCCTATGCGCGGGCACCTGCaccacggcgcgcgccttcGAACATGGCGTCTCTTTTGAATGTGGAAACAGCGGTCGACATGGTGAATATGACGCGCGTATCGCTACAGCgactcgacgcgctgcgtcagACGCACACGGAGCTGAGCGGTCGAGCGCAAGCAGCGTGTATTCAGGCTCTAGTGCAGCTGTATGCCTCGCTGAATGACGAGCACATGGCGCCCGGCTTCCTcacggcgcaggagcagaTCCGCGCGTATGATCCAGCGAAGCACGACCGCGCTGGCGGCCGTGGAGAGGCGGCGGATCATGTGGGACCGCTGCTTGTGTTCTTCGAGCTCGTGCATATTGGCGACACGATCCAGCTCATGATGCAGGTGTTTTTTGAGCGTCTGGACCCTGGTCTCCTGGGCAAGGCGGACTTTACGAATGCGGCTGTGCGAGAGAAGCGTCGCTTTGAGAGCGACTTGGATGACCACGTGGCAGTGGGGCTCAGTGCCGGGGTAGAGCTGCTGGTACAGCAGATTGAGTACATTGTGACCGTGCATCAGAACCCGCGCGACTTTTACCCGGAAACGGAGGCTGCGGTGGATGTGTCGCAGCCCAcggcggcgtgcatggagTGCTGTGCTACCATGCAGACCTACTGCGACTTGCTTGCCGCCTGTGCTGacaaggcgctgctggacgtGTTTTACCAGGAGATTGGGTTCCGTCTGTACAGTATCCTGTGCAAGCATCTCAAGCGGCAGATTATTTCGACGTATGGCGGTGTGCGGGCGATTTCGGACCTGAATCACTACTACCACTTCATCGAGACGATGAAGCAGCcgtcgctcacgacgctATTCGGTGCGctcaagcgcgtcgcgacgctgttTATCGTCGACGAGCCCAAAgagctcgccaagctgaTTCAGGACACGACTCTCAGCAGCGGCACTATGCGGCCGGAGGAAATGTACGAGTTtctgcgtgcgcgctgcgaCTTTAAAACGATCGAGAGCAAAGTCGATGCCGAGATGTATGGCATCAAGGTTCGCGAAGATTGTGTGATTACATAG
- a CDS encoding cell division protein produces MHREHDEPVSPNLDAMMSGPDPTLEEKQSPRRSFRARVSDTIQRARGRSPSPAPAHTDQPPASPAPSVSSPSKLRGMGKFIRKSFEIGRSPSPSPSRNRDVVYSYHAPEYQMPDLPDWQLYDGTSVSVNLDQLAERQESLVPPPTAPSSLSQAPMEQPMSAPPLVTSAPPPPPPAPMMPPPPMMAPPHAFPVMPPRFDGPPPPAPMGPPPSGPPMRMDPSDAPLFGHTGPRSRSARTSLSPAAPVLMEPSTSPEPPVPQVREPGGDEADGSDEVDVVNAYADVSGGNTTVAPGDDTVIEHEPRGDLLLPTAPSCASISLDGSEGDERDGQSSPGDPSRPASAALDEDQKQQRILSAMERAPQGAGLTDLMNRVVNPRHQSWLQGLWSRKSSGASEASKPTSERSASQDHGDDGVIFRGMDASPSIYSTESMDRASDMSPRPERAPSVTTHRTRSMLSRKSTATSKHSHHTSSTQASSRPSDDEREAFERRRASNLAAREILERESKQGMSGDFRTQVLGSPHQPTTPTIHTPDPAAEAPAQDWSSAWHVHPEARRDYDEAQAQAEAQAQAYAEWHAQQQAYAAWYSQWQTEAPWQEQAPWQTDAPWQGEAQWGGDPNAPWPTETPWPETRASMPPVRRKAVPGTQAPSKPEPMPQPAAPSHERSSMPPPPDSKVPTILPDVVDDDESVIDEQGRRLKPDGFGGLQPVESGEPAPPTPPASPPKPAAATRDPMPTPQGTPRAPQVESMRADFRPEDGRPLTSLSARGLSPALSPHASAVPQRASMPPAPSSSSDRGPFHVAPELYTTPQSLQSSVQRMTWTPEMAEAAAKYIQTMTSSASRHQLQELSVSQSGVWQPPVPGAPEPLPPVKDTEEAPGLPPSLSIVDQLHRKGMDLDIDAGVGAGTDDDMPLRDALKEAMVRFYFYERHSIPLLHELDKRLVAMEHWSMLDPEADGDHGQQPAWNKDAVARVSSEMRREVRMLMHGVKMLNESRLSIQALAQHASTDRKRKRPTTPSEPHKRLVSTSTSSRVSSGSRVSSGATVHVATPTVSQVRRSLPSPPAAQADGADETAPSMYGDASQSASDSIVHHPPLPSPPAAREAEVTPPMPEPEADAPPNAPEPDAQAPRPDTHPLSAPNAPPAPAPTLHAAPTKALESASREDEATPLARAKSLQVPSAPVEARPVRARSLLLASLQRADERSRTPPPALAPAPAESPAPAPTPPPAARPPLANVENHAPAPAMAPTSGLRARAQKYLQTVEKTSSDSHASGPSPADASSAAENQPPKPMYPPSALSESLRRRMAHFESAK; encoded by the coding sequence ATGCATAGGGAGCATGATGAGCCGGTATCACCGAACCTAGATGCTATGATGAGCGGTCCAGATCCGACGCTGGAAGAAAAGCAGTCGCCACGCCGCTCGTTCCGCGCGCGTGTGTCAGATACCATCCAGCGAGCTCGGGGCCGTTCGCCGAGtcctgctcctgcgcatACGGACCAGccgcctgcatcgccggcgccgtcggtATCGAGTCCCTCCAAGTtgcgcggcatgggcaAGTTCATACGCAAGTCCTTTGAGATCGGACGCAGTCCATCGCCGTCGCCCTCCCGCAACAGGGACGTGGTGTACAGCTACCATGCGCCCGAATACCAAATGCCCGATCTACCTGACTGGCAGTTGTACGATGGAACGAGCGTGTCGGTGAATCTCGACCAGCTGGCGGAGCGCCAGGAGAGtctcgtgccgccgcctACCGCTCCGTCGTCCCTATCTCAGGCTCCTATGGAGCAGCCCATGTCAGCGCCCCCCTTGGTGACGTctgcaccaccaccaccaccacccgCCCCCATGATGCCCCCGCCGCCGATGATGGCGCCGCCCCATGCGTTCCCCGTCATGCCGCCGCGTTTCGACGGTCCTCCGCCTCCCGCCCCGATGGGACCACCGCCCTCAGGCCCACCGATGCGCATGGATCCATCCGATGCGCCCTTGTTTGGGCACACTGGACCACGCTCACGGTCTGCACGTACGAGTCTTTCTCCCGCAGCGCCCGTGCTGATGGAGCCAAGTACGAGCCCTGAGCCGCCCGTGCCCCAGGTTCGAGAGCCCGGCGGCGACGAAGCTGACGGAAGTGACGAGGTCGATGTCGTGAATGCCTATGCGGACGTGTCGGGCGGCAACACGACGGTCGCACCCGGCGACGACACGGTCATTGAGCACGAGCCGCGTGGCGATCTGCTTTTGCCCACGGCACCGTCGTGTGCATCGATAAGCCTCGACGGCAGTGAAGGAGACGAGCGAGACGGCCAGAGCAGCCCAGGCGACCCGTCTCGTCCTGCGTCTGCCGCACTGGATGAAGATCagaagcagcagcgcatcctgTCTGCcatggagcgtgcgccgcaggGTGCAGGTTTGACAGACCTCATGAACCGCGTGGTGAATCCGCGGCACCAGAGCTGGCTACAGGGTCTGTGGTCCCGCAAGTCGTCGGGCGCGTCGGAGGCGTCCAAGCCGACGTCGGAGCGATCTGCGTCTCAGGATcatggcgacgacggcgtcatTTTCCGTGGTATGGATGCCAGCCCGTCGATTTACAGCACAGAATCCATGGACCGTGCGAGTGACATGTCGCCCCGTCCTGAGAGAGCGCCTAGTGTCACGACGCACCGCACTAGATCCATGCTGTCGCGCAAGAGCACGGCCACGTCCAAACACTCGCATCATACTTCGTCCACGCAAGCGTCTTCTCGTCCCAGtgatgacgagcgcgaggcgttCGAGCGACGTAGGGCTTCGAATTTGGCTGCACGCGAGATTCTCGAGCGCGAGTCGAAGCAGGGCATGTCGGGCGATTTCCGCACGCAGGTCCTTGGATCGCCCCACCAGCCCACTACGCCCACGATACATACCCCCGACCCTgctgccgaggcgccggcgcaggaCTGGTCGTCTGCATGGCATGTGCATCCAGAGGCACGGCGCGACTACGACGAGGCCCAAGCCCAGGCGGAAGCCCAAGCGCAGGCCTATGCGGAATGgcatgcgcagcagcaagcCTATGCTGCGTGGTACTCGCAGTGGCAGACAGAGGCGCCGTGGCAGGAGCAAGCGCCGTGGCAGACCGACGCGCCGTGGCAGGGAGAAGCGCAGTGGGGCGGCGATCCAAACGCGCCGTGGCCCACGGAAACACCTTGgcccgagacgcgcgcgtccatgccgcctGTGCGTCGCAAGGCCGTGCCTGGCACGCAAGCCCCATCAAAGCCCGAGCCCATGCCAcagcctgctgcgccgagCCACGAGCGCAGCTCCATGCCGCCCCCTCCCGACTCCAAGGTGCCGACGATTCTCCCTGAtgtcgtggacgacgatgagTCTGTGATTGACGAGCAGGGCCGGCGACTGAAGCCTGACGGCTTCGGCGGTCTTCAGCCGGTCGAGAGCGGCgagccggcgccgccgacgccaccgGCCAGCCCGCCGAAGCCcgcggcagcgactcgTGATCCCATGCCTACGCCGCAAGGCACGCCTCGTGCACCCCAAGTCgagtcgatgcgcgccgacTTTCGGCCTGAGGACGGCCGACCACTCACGTCTCTGTCCGCGCGTGGCCTGTCGCCAGCGCTGTCACCGCACGCATCGGCtgtgccgcagcgcgcatccatgccaccagcgccgtcctcgtcgtctgaTCGCGGTCCCTTCCACGTTGCGCCGGAGCTGTACACGACGCCGCAAAGTCTACAGAGCTCTGTACAGCGCATGACATGGACCCCGGAAATGGCCGAGGCTGCTGCCAAGTACATCCAGACGATGACGTCATCGGCCTCGCGGCACCAGCTGCAGGAGCTCAGTGTCTCTCAGTCCGGCGTCTGGCagccgcctgtgccaggCGCGCCTGAGCCACTGCCGCCGGTGAAGGATACCGAGGAGGCACCGGGCCTGCCGCCGTCCCTGTCGATCGTCGACCAGCTGCACCGCAAGGGCATGGACCTCGACATCGAcgcgggcgtcggtgcaggcaccgacgacgacatgcccCTTCGCGACGCTCTGAAAGAAGCCATGGTGCGCTTCTACTTTTATGAACGGCACTCGATACCACTTctgcatgagctcgacAAGCGCCTTGTGGCCATGGAGCACTGGTCCATGCTGGATCCCGAGGCGGACGGAGACCATGGCCAGCAGCCTGCATGGAACAAGGACGCCGTGGCGCGCGTATCGAGCGAAATGCGCCGCGAAGtgcgcatgctcatgcATGGCGTCAAGATGCTCAACGAGTCGCGCTTGAGCATCCAGGCACTCGCACAGCATGCGTCGACCGACCGCAAACGCAAGCGCCCCACCACGCCGTCCGAGCCACACAAGCGCTTGGTATCCACGTCGACCTCGAGTCGCGTGTCGTCTGGCAGCCGCGTATCCTCAGGCGCGACCGTCCACGTCGCCACGCCCACCGTGTCTCAAGTGCGCCGATCCCTGCCCTCGCCTCCTGCGGCACAGGCAGACGGCGCAGACGAGACCGCGCCCAGTATGTATGGCGACGCGTCACAGAGCGCTAGCGACTCGATCGTGCACCATCCTCCTCTGCCTTCGCCTCCTGCCGCTCGCGAAGCCGAGGTCACGCCCCCGATGCCAGAGCCTGAAGCTGATGCCCCTCCCAATGCCCCCGAGCCCGATGCCCAGGCTCCTCGGCCCGACACGCACCCGCTCTCTGCGCCTAACGCCCCTCCCGCCCCCGCACCCACTCTTCACGCCGCCCCTAccaaggcgctcgagtcggCTTCCCGGGAAGACGAGGCGACGCCCCTTGCGCGTGCCAAGAGCCTGCAAGTGCCCAGCGCGCCTGTCGAGGCACGCCCCGTACGTGCACGGAGCCTGCTGCTAGCCTCGCTCCAgcgcgccgacgagcgatcacgcacgccaccaccagcgctggcgccggcgccagcCGAATCCCCTGCCCCTGCACCCACGCCCCCGCCGGCCGCGCGCCCACCCTTGGCGAACGTCGAGAACCACGCCccggcgccggcgatgGCACCCACGAGCGGTCTTCGTGCGCGTGCCCAAAAGTACCTGCAAACGGTCGAAAAGACGTCGTCGGATTCGCATGCATCAGGCCCGTCTCCTGCCGATGCCTCCTCGGCCGCCGAGAATCAGCCTCCCAAGCCGATGTACCCGCCATCGGCGCTGAGTGAATCGCTGCGTCGCCGTATGGCGCACTTTGAGTCGGCCAAGTAG
- a CDS encoding ribose 5-phosphate isomerase A, producing the protein MASSSSLSSVEAAKRAAAYAAVDAYVKPHHQVIGIGSGSTVPYVVERIYERRHELSQSCTFIPTSFQAKNLILERNMRLGDMDTVQELDVTIDGADEVDDGLNLIKGGGACHLREKVVAEASKEFVVVADYRKMSHVLGESWKKGVPVEAAPFAAQRIIRALERFGSTDVKLRMAVAKAGPVVTDNGNLCIDAIFPQTLMRNPDYLLKQIKLITGVVEVGIFTNVCKAAFFGHEDGTVTRQWPDGAKTRTT; encoded by the coding sequence atggcctcgtcctcgtcacTATCATCCGTGGAAGCGGCAAagcgcgccgctgcctaTGCGGCCGTTGATGCCTACGTAAAGCCACATCACCAGGTCATCGGTATTGGATCAGGGTCCACGGTGCCGTATGTCGTGGAACGGATCTATGAGCGCAGGCATGAGCTGAGCCAGTCGTGTACATTCATACCAACAAGTTTTCAAGCAAAGAACCTGATATTGGAGCGCAACATGCGCCTAGGAGACATGGACACGGTACAGGAATTGGATGTAACGATTGACGGCGCTGACGAAGTGGACGATGGACTCAACCTGATCAAGGGTGGTGGTGCGTGCCACTTGCGCGAAAAAGTGGTCGCTGAGGCATCCAAGGAATTCGTCGTAGTTGCTGACTACCGCAAAATGTCGCACGTGCTGGGCGAGAGCTGGAAGAAGGGAGTGCCCGTAGAGGCTGCACCGTTcgcagcgcagcgcatcatcaGGGCCCTGGAACGCTTCGGCAGCACAGATGTCAAGCTCCGCATGGCCGTAGCCAAGGCCGGCCCCGTTGTGACAGATAACGGCAACTTGtgcatcgacgccatcTTTCCTCAGACCCTCATGCGGAATCCTGACTACCTCTTGAAACAAATCAAGCTGATCACAGGTGTGGTAGAGGTGGGCATCTTTACGAATGTTTGCAAGGCGGCCTTCTTTGGCCATGAAGACGGCACAGTTACGAGGCAGTGGCCAGATGGTGCCAAGACGCGTACAACGTAG
- a CDS encoding 25S rRNA (adenine2142-N1)-methyltransferase — protein sequence MELWPFSRRIQLLDVGAIAGTAYAKWKHKFDVTSIDIQPRAPHVLQADFFDFPMPAREEERFDVIGLSLVINFVGDLAKRGDMLLHAHRYLRRGGYVYVVLPLPCLTNSRYMTHDHFARLVRATGYDVVRNEDSHRLTRWLLQESEPRTAISPDTDVSRAFWDGTVLAKRQLRPGAQRNNFCMLLSPA from the coding sequence ATGGAGCTATGGCCATTTAGCCGCCGTATCCAGCTACTGGACGTCGGTGCGATTGCAGGCACGGCGTATGCTAAGTGGAAGCACAAGTTTGACGTGACAAGTATCGACATACagccgcgtgcgccgcatgtgctgcaAGCTGACTTTTTCGACTTTCCCATGCCAGCGAGGGAAGAGGAGCGATTCGATGTCATTGGATTGAGCCTCGTGATCAATTTCGTGGGCGATTTGGCCAAGCGAGGCGACATGCTTCTGCACGCGCACAGATACCTGAGACGCGGTGGGTACGTGTATGTCGTGCTACCTCTACCATGTCTGACGAATAGTCGGTACATGACGCACGACCATTTTGCCAGGTTGGTACGTGCTACCGGCTACGACGTTGTACGCAACGAGGACAGTCATCGCCTTACGCGCTGGCTTTTACAGGAATCTGAGCCACGTACGGCCATTTCCCCCGACACGGATGTAAGCCGCGCGTTTTGGGACGGCACCGTCTTGGCGAAGCGCCAGCTTCGACccggcgcccagcgcaaCAATTTTTGCATGCTGCTCAGCCCCGCTTGA